Genomic DNA from Pyxicephalus adspersus chromosome W, UCB_Pads_2.0, whole genome shotgun sequence:
CAGAAGGGAGCGTTGAGTTTGCGGTTCCGATACTCCCTGTAGACGAACACGGCGCCTATGAAACCCATCAGCAGGACCACCACGATCAGAATAATGGCCAATATTATGATACTGAACTTGGTCCATGACATGTCAGAGGTGCTATTCCTGGGGGGGGTTGTTGTCATTTCAGAAGTCTGTAAGGTTGCTGATATAATTTTGCTTGATAGAAGAATTTCTGCTGTTGTGATTGCGGCCATTGCACTTGCGACATACTTTTCAGTGGTGGAGCTTCCTAAAACTATgtataaaaataggattttaagtaaagaaaaatgagaaacatAAAATTATAATCAAAATATGTTCTATATTCAGGACTTAAAGACCTTTTTACAACTAGACACTGAGCAGAATTGTAACCTCTGTCACATGACACTGCTCAATCCTAGTGTGATAGTATTGTGCAGTTACAGTCCCTCTTTATAGGGACTACGGGTGACTATTGCAACCCTTATATTTTCCTCACCCTTAACAAATGACAAACTGAACCTGAAGTGTTCAAAGCCCTTGCGCTTTCATGCTCACTGCACTAAGCAGCTAGTGGGTTTTGGCCCCAGGCTTTAAGGAGGATATGACCTTAAAAGCCAGCTGACTGCTGTTTTTAGATGCCACTTTTTTTCATCAATCCATGGTCCAGGTCTCACATTCAGGTTCCCATTGTAGGGGTGTCTGGTGGTGGTCAGGGGTCATCACAGGGCACTCTGATCAGTTTGCAGCCCCAAATGTGATGCAACTTTCTATCATGGTTAGAAATAACATTCAGCAAATTGTACTATAGCACCTCTTCTGTGTGAACAGACCAGCTGGGCTGGAACAACCTCCCCTCCAcccaagtgtattttttttcaatcattctATTTTTACTGCATAAAATATCAAGTCGAAGAACTGACTCAACCCCCCTTCCCCATTGTCTGGGGTCATTGTATCCAGATCATGAATGGCATTATTACACCTGTCAGGGGGTATAATATTTGGGCTGACTGGTAACTAACATTCACCCCTGATTGATGTATATAATACATAcgggtatattttaaaaaatcttggtGAAGGGGGagaggcaagaaaaaaaaaaaaaaaggggagagaaaGCAAAGAACCTAATTTGGCACTTCGTTTTTGTCCCTCAGAAACTCAGGGGTTGGAtcttgaaaaaagtaaaatggggGCAAATAAGTAAAATGGGGGCGGGACTTTGGTCTAACCCAGGGAGCAGGCTAGACAGGCCCTGTCCGCCGACTTATATGAATGACTGTTAGGCTGTTACCTTCACTGGAGTTGATAACAGGCGGCGTTGTGGAGTCCTCGGTGGCGACCATAGTCTGGGTCGGTAGATTAGTTAGTCCCAGTTCTGCCTCCTCATAGGGAATGGTGGCCGACAAGAACAGTCCCGGTCGGGTCACATTGGGCTGGGTGTCATTCCAGTCCTCTGGATAACCCGTCGTCTCAAGGCTCCGGCAGCTCCGTGCTAAGACGATGGCGGTCGTCCAGAAGAACGCGATCCCGGCCGGGGCGGCCATCTTCCATTTTTTTGCAAGGAGATTACCTATCCTTAAACATCGCAGGCCATCCCTCACAATGCAGAGAACACCTGTGTATGCCTGGCGGCGGCTGCTTCCTTTAGTTGCATGTGAGAGGCGGGACTAACCTGAAGGACTCGCCAGTTAATCAGAGAAAGGAAGAAGCAGTGACGCTATGAGAAAATCCTACGTTTGGAATTTGTGCTACCAGCGGAATGAGCGTGTACGATAATGTCACAGTCAGTGGTGTCTGCGCGCGCATCTCCTATCTTTATTCATTAGATCGTGCTACCAgaaggagagggagcttcctgagcacgctcagtgttagctccctaagagtgggcgtgtactatagacctctgcaatcagctgtgtctgctccccGCTTACCTTGTATGGTGAGATTAcactaggaaacacattttttttaattttttttaattttttttttttgatcttacacttgttttttgggtagtgaatccagaaatgaccctagttttttgctattacacccagtttttacgatacagggtaccctccatttctgttaaaaaaaaaatacaaattttacatacaaattatagcttttcctggaatgttcagtgttaggacaatcccgcctgatgctccaacaatagtcagccatcatatgtacatcccatctaccctgataccatccttccgtgaccttcaaattttggtggaatcattcaccttgctcatcactgactgcaccaaggttttccaggaagttaaaaagatggctatgcagaaaatgcatcattgatgctcatattgcaaccaagcatttagtagctctcccaagagtttctggataatttctttgtaaatatttgcttgtgtgtttccaagaaagtccttgacaatggctttgaatgataaccaagcattcttttcgacttctgacattgtccggATGaattgttcatctttgatgagctgccgaatctgtggaccatcaaacacaccaacctttattttttctaatgacaGGCTAGCAAaagccaaaatgaggtacttgaaacagtctccttcagttggcaaagctttaacaaactgcttcatcagacccagtttcatgtgcagagccgggaataaaatattctttctaacaacaagtggctcatgtagaatgtttggatcacctggttttagggcagatcttgtaagccaattcctttccacccaatgcctctcacgtgctctgctgtcccacatgcacagataacagggatacttgctGTATCCgtattgctgaccaagaaggaagcataccattttaaggtcaacacagatcacccaattgtgttggtgatattgtaacgactcaatgcccctgattcatcaagcagaatcggatgatcgctcgcgcattcgtattcgcgatccgaaatcatacgccgtcgcgctattcagcaactgaaaaagctcgcggccggagccgcgcatctccggcagctttacactggcgagcttgcattaaaacaattgggactgaccc
This window encodes:
- the LOC140342829 gene encoding uncharacterized protein, with product MAAPAGIAFFWTTAIVLARSCRSLETTGYPEDWNDTQPNVTRPGLFLSATIPYEEAELGLTNLPTQTMVATEDSTTPPVINSSEVLGSSTTEKYVASAMAAITTAEILLSSKIISATLQTSEMTTTPPRNSTSDMSWTKFSIIILAIILIVVVLLMGFIGAVFVYREYRNRKLNAPFWTIELKEDNISFSSYHDSIPNADLSGLLEYNATEITANGQLSFSASIHG